From a single Campylobacter concisus genomic region:
- a CDS encoding saccharopine dehydrogenase family protein gives MSNILIIGAGGVSQVATVKCAMNADVFNKITLASRTKSKCDTIAKFIKDRLGVTIDTAQIDADDTDAVVALIKKTGAELLLNVALPYQDLTLMDACSRAGIPYIDTANYEHPDTAKFEYKLQWAKDEDFKKAGTMALLGSGFDPGVTNVFCAYAQQNLFDEIHEIDILDCNAGDHGYAFATNFNPEINLREVSAKGRYWERGEWKETEPMEIMFKWDYPKVGVKDSYLLYHEELESLVKNIKGLKRIRFFMTFGQSYLTHMKCLENVGMLRIDEVEHNGVKIVPIQFLKTLLPDPASLGPRTKGKTNIGCVIRGLKDGKERQVYIYNVCDHEACYAETGAQAVSYTTGVPAMIGSMMVAKGIWSGKGVFNMENFDAKPFMDELNRQGLPWEMIEMKPGERYEVE, from the coding sequence ATGTCAAATATCTTAATCATAGGCGCAGGTGGCGTAAGCCAAGTCGCGACCGTAAAATGCGCGATGAACGCGGACGTTTTTAACAAGATCACCCTTGCAAGCCGCACCAAAAGCAAGTGCGATACTATCGCTAAATTTATCAAAGACCGCCTAGGCGTCACTATCGATACCGCCCAGATCGACGCGGACGATACCGACGCCGTGGTCGCGCTCATCAAAAAAACGGGCGCCGAGCTACTGCTAAACGTCGCGCTACCGTATCAAGACCTAACCCTCATGGACGCGTGCTCTCGCGCCGGCATCCCATACATCGACACCGCAAACTACGAGCACCCCGACACCGCCAAATTTGAATACAAGCTACAGTGGGCGAAAGATGAGGATTTTAAAAAGGCGGGCACCATGGCGCTGCTGGGAAGCGGCTTTGATCCTGGCGTGACAAACGTATTTTGCGCCTACGCGCAGCAAAATCTCTTTGACGAGATCCACGAGATCGACATCCTAGACTGCAACGCGGGCGATCACGGCTATGCGTTTGCGACGAATTTCAACCCCGAAATCAACCTGCGCGAAGTGAGCGCAAAGGGTCGCTACTGGGAGCGCGGCGAGTGGAAAGAGACCGAGCCGATGGAAATAATGTTCAAATGGGACTACCCCAAAGTCGGCGTCAAAGATAGCTACCTGCTCTACCACGAGGAGCTAGAAAGCTTAGTAAAAAACATCAAAGGATTAAAGCGAATTCGCTTTTTTATGACCTTCGGACAGAGTTACCTCACGCATATGAAATGCCTAGAAAACGTCGGCATGCTGCGCATAGACGAGGTCGAGCATAACGGCGTGAAAATCGTACCGATACAGTTTTTAAAGACGCTTTTGCCTGATCCAGCGAGCCTCGGCCCTCGCACGAAGGGCAAAACCAACATCGGTTGTGTAATACGTGGCTTAAAAGATGGCAAAGAGCGCCAGGTCTACATCTACAATGTCTGCGACCACGAGGCTTGCTACGCCGAGACGGGCGCGCAGGCGGTGAGCTACACCACAGGCGTGCCTGCGATGATCGGCTCGATGATGGTCGCAAAGGGCATCTGGAGTGGAAAAGGCGTCTTTAATATGGAAAATTTCGACGCCAAGCCTTTCATGGACGAGCTAAATAGGCAGGGATTGCCGTGGGAGATGATAGAGATGAAACCGGGCGAGAGGTATGAGGTAGAGTGA